Proteins found in one Acidobacteriota bacterium genomic segment:
- the purD gene encoding phosphoribosylamine--glycine ligase, with the protein MRVLVLGSGGREHAICRQVAESRRLQVLYCAPGSDGMNPPARPVGLDITNVESVARFARDNRIDLTLSGPETPLAAGIADCFAESRIPFVGPSAAAARLEASKAFTKDFLASLGIPSARYRVCTRLEDALETLDRSAFTFPLVIKADGLAAGKGVVIAPGRDEAEAALREMMVTRRFGASGDTVILEEFLTGREVSFMVFTDGVNAVPMPPSRDHKRAFDGDQGPNTGGMGAYSHDDILTAPQRREIMETVIHPVIRGMAGNGFPFSGILYAGLMITEAGPRVLEFNVRFGDPEAQAVLPRLNSDFLDILEAIRVGRLSEVSPEWDPRPLVCLALVSGGYPGAFEKGHIIRGLEDLKRMEDVMVFHAGTRRAGGDFVTTGGRVLNVAAKAGTLPEAVARVYEAAGKVHFENMHYRTDIGKVHSV; encoded by the coding sequence ATGAGAGTGCTGGTTCTGGGAAGTGGAGGACGGGAGCACGCCATCTGCCGCCAGGTGGCCGAGAGTCGGCGGCTGCAGGTGCTCTACTGTGCACCGGGCAGCGACGGGATGAACCCGCCCGCCCGCCCGGTCGGGCTCGACATCACCAACGTGGAGTCCGTGGCCCGCTTCGCCCGCGACAACCGGATCGACCTGACCCTCTCCGGGCCGGAGACACCGCTGGCCGCCGGGATCGCCGACTGTTTCGCCGAGTCCCGCATTCCCTTCGTGGGCCCCAGCGCCGCCGCGGCCCGCCTGGAAGCCAGCAAGGCCTTCACGAAGGACTTCCTCGCGTCGCTGGGGATCCCCTCCGCCCGCTACCGCGTCTGCACGCGTCTCGAGGACGCCCTCGAGACCCTCGATCGGAGCGCGTTCACCTTCCCGCTGGTCATCAAGGCGGACGGCCTGGCTGCCGGCAAGGGCGTGGTCATCGCACCCGGCCGCGACGAGGCGGAGGCGGCCCTGCGCGAGATGATGGTGACCCGCCGTTTCGGCGCGTCGGGGGACACCGTGATCCTCGAGGAGTTCCTGACCGGCCGCGAGGTGTCCTTCATGGTCTTCACCGACGGCGTCAACGCCGTTCCCATGCCGCCATCCCGGGACCACAAGCGGGCCTTCGACGGCGACCAGGGGCCCAACACCGGGGGAATGGGCGCCTATTCCCACGACGACATCCTGACCGCCCCGCAGCGCCGCGAGATCATGGAGACCGTCATTCACCCCGTCATCCGCGGGATGGCCGGGAACGGCTTCCCTTTCAGCGGCATCCTTTACGCCGGCCTGATGATCACCGAAGCCGGGCCCCGGGTGCTGGAGTTCAACGTCCGCTTCGGCGACCCCGAGGCGCAGGCGGTTCTCCCCCGCCTGAACTCGGACTTCCTCGACATCCTGGAAGCCATCCGGGTGGGGCGCCTCAGCGAGGTGAGCCCCGAGTGGGACCCCCGCCCCCTGGTCTGCCTGGCCCTGGTTTCGGGAGGGTATCCCGGCGCATTCGAGAAGGGCCACATCATTCGTGGCCTGGAGGACCTCAAGCGCATGGAGGACGTCATGGTCTTCCACGCGGGCACGCGCCGGGCCGGCGGCGATTTCGTCACCACCGGCGGGCGGGTCCTGAACGTCGCCGCCAAGGCCGGC